A window of the Natronorubrum daqingense genome harbors these coding sequences:
- a CDS encoding type IV pilin, translating into MDLTKYRNKLVGSEDERAVSPVIGVVLMVAVTVILAAVIAAMVMGMGDDLGDDNTPTVGTDMSANSDWDEEESEWEEFAYISHQSGDSIDGEDLDVVIRDENGAALTTLSGEAQDNEVGDNEFGINATLNGDDFTGEEFGGGSTITVETEGGEESDAAFYDIDEVEVQLIHTPSDGTVGTHTHEP; encoded by the coding sequence ATGGACTTGACAAAGTATCGGAATAAGTTAGTCGGATCGGAGGACGAACGTGCAGTATCGCCCGTTATAGGGGTCGTTCTTATGGTAGCTGTGACTGTCATTCTAGCTGCCGTTATTGCCGCGATGGTGATGGGAATGGGTGACGACCTTGGTGATGACAATACTCCCACTGTTGGAACAGATATGAGTGCAAACAGTGACTGGGACGAAGAAGAAAGTGAATGGGAAGAATTTGCGTATATTAGTCATCAATCTGGCGATTCGATTGATGGTGAAGATCTAGACGTTGTAATTCGTGACGAGAATGGAGCGGCGTTAACCACACTATCGGGTGAAGCGCAAGATAATGAAGTTGGTGACAATGAATTCGGCATCAATGCAACATTGAATGGTGATGATTTCACCGGTGAAGAATTCGGCGGTGGTTCCACGATAACGGTTGAAACTGAAGGTGGTGAAGAAAGCGATGCGGCCTTCTACGATATTGATGAAGTAGAAGTTCAGTTGATCCACACACCATCTGATGGCACAGTCGGAACACACACCCACGAGCCTTAA